The following are encoded together in the Fusarium keratoplasticum isolate Fu6.1 chromosome 1, whole genome shotgun sequence genome:
- a CDS encoding Amidase, producing the protein MAPPSDFADYPKPVEGPDVKYHRRVDNNPVFRGLPLAIGAGIISRVGFLQQHFWDNARFGTIKDIPDLDEMPFRFHPTVTPLGDTKPMLEFEPDLLKAKYTDSPARYYTVAEYHELFKSGQVTPLQVAEALLPLITKPSGKYSDAWVESPGKDHLVLEAAKASTERYAAGKPLSILDGVPIGVKDDTAVKGYSNNNGMKHHPGLPYFKEKEESLWPVKMLQEAGAVVIGKNCMHELGSDTNGCNVAQGTPINWHNKSYYPGGSSSGAASSISLGIVPIAVGTDAGGSIRVPAAFNGVYGLKPSHQRTVYMNNTMCVTGPLAATVSDLTIAYRVMSQPNPDCATQSRFGLSIPPAPGSNKVMGICRDWWGQADQRVKDVCERAVDYFANKCGYEIVDISIPYLPEAQLAHSAICIAEMAADARRRAVNPADWLTLVGPVNKVLMSIGAKTPAGDLLKLNALRELIMRHLAFLFQKHPGLLIMTPVSPMNGWPITPGDEKYGMIDGDKTIHSMSYIFLANMTGTPSLSAPVGYLDPDQGEGKLPVGLLATGEWGSEEQLLAWAAEAEDYLHHATETSRRRPNEWVDVMNLNKADA; encoded by the exons ATGGCGCCTCCATCCGACTTCGCCGACTATCCCAAGCCCGTCGAGGGCCCTGACGTGAAATACCACCGCAGAGTCGATAACAATCCCGTATTTCGAGGCCTACCCCTCGCAATTGGCGCTGGCAT CATCTCGAGAGTCGGATTCCTCCAGCAGCACTTTTGGGACAATGCTAGATTCGGCACCATCAAGGACATTCCTGATCTCGATGAGATGCCTTTTAGGTTTCAT CCAACCGTCACTCCCTTGGGAGATACCAAGCCCATGCTCGAGTTTGAACCAGACcttctcaaggccaagtacACCGACTCACCGGCTCGCTACTACACCGTCGCCGAGTATCACGAATTGTTCAAGTCCGGCCAGGTGACGCCCCTCCAAGTTGCCGAGGCCCTTCTGCCCCTCATCACCAAGCCATCCGGCAAGTATTCCGACGCCTGGGTCGAGTCTCCCGGCAAGGACCATCTCGTTCTTGAAGCCGCCAAGGCGTCGACGGAACGGTATGCTGCCGGCAAGCCGCTGAGCATCCTCGACGGCGTGCCTATTGGTGTCAAGGATGACACTGCTGTCAAGGGATAttccaacaacaacggcatGAAGCATCACCCAGGTCTTCCCTATTTtaaggagaaggaagaatCTCTCTGGCCTGTCAAGATGCTTCAAGAGGCTGGTGCCGTGGTCATTGGCAAGAATTGTATGCATGAGCTTGGCTCAG ATACCAACGGATGCAAT GTCGCCCAAGGAACTCCAATCAACTGGCACAACAAGTCCTACTACCCCGGTGGTTCTTCTTCCGGCGCtgcctcttccatctccctcgGCATCGTCCCAATTGCCGTTGGCACCGACGCTGGAGGCAGCATCCGTGTCCCAGCGGCCTTTAACGGAGTCTACGGCCTCAAGCCTTCGCATCAGCGCACAGTCTACATGAACAACACCATGTGTGTCACTGGCCCCCTCGCCGCCACTGTCTCGGATCTCACCATCGCCTACCGCGTCATGTCCCAGCCCAACCCAGACTGCGCCACTCAGAGCCGCTTCGGCCTATCCATCCCGCCAGCTCCGGGATCTAACAAAGTCATGGGCATCTGCCGCGACTGGTGGGGTCAGGCAGACCAGCGTGTCAAGGATGTGTGCGAGCGAGCTGTCGATTACTTTGCCAACAAGTGCGGCTACGAGATCGTCGACATTTCCATCCCCTATCTCCCCGAGGCCCAGCTCGCGCACAGCGCCATCTGCATTGCAGAGATGGCCGCTGACGCCCGCCGCCGCGCTGTCAACCCGGCTGATTGGCTCACCCTAGTCGGCCCCGTTAACAAGGTCCTCATGTCCATCGGAGCCAAGACACCTGCGGGCGacctgctcaagctcaacgcTCTCCGTGAGCTCATCATGAGACACCTGGCAttcctcttccagaagcacCCAGGCCTGCTCATCATGACTCCCGTGTCGCCCATGAACGGGTGGCCAATCACGCCCGGCGATGAAAAGTATGGCATGATTGATGGTGACAAGACCATCCACAGTATGAGCTACATCTTCCTGGCCAACATGACGGGCACGCCTTCTCTGTCAGCACCGGTGGGATACCTTGATCCTGATCAAGGCGAGGGTAAGTTGCCGGTTGGTTTGCTGGCGACAGGAGAATGGGGCAGCGAGGAACAgttgctggcctgggccgcAGAAGCCGAAGATTATCTGCACCATGCAACTGAGACGAGTCGCCGTCGCCCAAACGAGTGGGTAGATGTCATGAACCTGAACAAGGCAGATGCTTAG